From Deltaproteobacteria bacterium, one genomic window encodes:
- a CDS encoding 4Fe-4S dicluster domain-containing protein, whose translation MSSRLWTDNFHDFLVDRDQERCIQCLVCVRQCPYEANIYREAADVVDSVHKNCTGCHRCEALCPTRCITIRLNPSELRPHATWTSRNVKNVYKQARTGGVLLTATGCELDYPTYFDNILIDACQVTNPSIDPLREPMELRTYIGRKPERLEMETGEDGRVRLKTEIAPQLTCEVPILFSAMSYGAVNLNFCEALAISATGTGTYWNTGEGGLHKKLYPYGARTVVQCASGRFGVSKTYLETSAAIEIKVGQGAKPGIGGHLPGEKVNRDISETRMIPIGSDAISPAPHHDIYSIEDLRQLIFALKEATDYEKPVFVKIAAVHNSAAIASGIARAGADAIVIDGFRGGTGAAPTMIRDNVGIPLELAIASVDDLLRSQGIRNEISLIAGGGIRNSADVVKIIALGADAAYIGTAAKVAVGCTVCQRCYTGKCPWGITTNDPTLSKRLNVEIAAEQLTNLIDGWAHEIKEMMGLMGINAIESLRGNRERLRGVGLTDRELNILGLKHAGE comes from the coding sequence ATGAGCAGCCGACTCTGGACGGACAATTTCCACGACTTCCTCGTAGACCGGGACCAGGAGAGGTGTATCCAGTGTCTCGTATGTGTAAGGCAGTGCCCCTACGAGGCGAACATCTACCGTGAGGCGGCAGACGTGGTCGACTCGGTTCACAAGAACTGCACCGGCTGCCATCGCTGTGAGGCACTGTGTCCCACTCGCTGCATAACCATAAGGCTCAACCCTTCTGAACTCCGTCCTCACGCAACCTGGACGTCCAGGAATGTCAAGAACGTCTACAAGCAGGCACGGACGGGGGGTGTGCTCCTCACCGCGACGGGCTGCGAACTCGACTATCCCACCTACTTCGATAATATCCTCATCGATGCATGCCAGGTGACCAACCCCTCCATCGACCCTCTCAGGGAGCCAATGGAGCTTCGGACCTACATAGGGAGAAAGCCCGAGAGGCTGGAGATGGAAACGGGGGAAGACGGAAGGGTCAGGCTGAAGACTGAGATTGCACCCCAGCTCACCTGCGAGGTGCCCATCCTCTTTTCCGCGATGTCTTATGGGGCGGTGAACCTGAACTTTTGCGAGGCCCTTGCAATCTCCGCGACCGGGACGGGAACCTACTGGAACACCGGGGAGGGGGGGCTCCACAAAAAGCTCTATCCTTATGGAGCGCGCACGGTGGTCCAGTGCGCCTCCGGAAGGTTCGGGGTGAGCAAGACCTATCTCGAGACGTCGGCAGCCATTGAGATCAAGGTCGGCCAGGGGGCAAAACCCGGAATCGGCGGCCATCTGCCTGGCGAGAAAGTGAACAGGGATATTTCGGAAACCCGGATGATTCCTATCGGGAGCGACGCTATTTCCCCTGCTCCCCATCACGATATCTACTCGATAGAAGACCTGAGGCAGCTCATATTTGCCCTGAAGGAGGCTACCGACTACGAGAAACCCGTCTTCGTCAAGATCGCTGCGGTGCACAATTCCGCGGCTATAGCGAGCGGGATCGCACGGGCAGGGGCAGATGCCATCGTTATCGACGGGTTCAGGGGGGGCACGGGAGCGGCACCGACGATGATACGGGACAACGTGGGCATTCCCCTCGAACTGGCAATTGCCTCTGTTGATGACCTGTTGAGGTCCCAGGGCATCAGAAATGAGATTTCTCTTATAGCGGGGGGAGGGATACGGAACAGTGCAGACGTGGTGAAAATAATCGCCCTGGGGGCCGATGCCGCGTATATCGGCACTGCTGCGAAGGTTGCCGTGGGCTGCACCGTCTGTCAGAGGTGCTACACGGGAAAGTGTCCCTGGGGAATTACGACGAACGACCCGACGCTCTCGAAGAGGTTGAACGTCGAGATTGCCGCGGAGCAGCTCACCAACCTCATCGACGGGTGGGCCCACGAGATCAAGGAGATGATGGGGCTCATGGGAATAAACGCCATCGAGAGTCTGCGGGGAAACAGGGAGAGGCTTCGCGGTGTCGGCCTCACGGACCGGGAGCTGAACATCCTCGGACTCAAGCACGCAGGTGAGTGA
- a CDS encoding diguanylate cyclase: MTFAWFTFVAGVVIGVVVGYFISSSRLETKFIRAVSALKEEVTGLRGEVAILKDALLRSEEEREKLARFNVLIPEIIRKLTTNVFSDDIPFIAVRTIKSFFGAGLVAFFRKESEDEYILKMGAGYADHLNGTLRVRTGEGIVGISLEQRKTLSAEDYTDLERYSRVSLSEFERKGLKAQLVTPIIGVEGIYGAVAVADMSFRLPEEKRYLSMIGDIIGLSYDKAKIILDAELADVIDEMCGVYSKDYFAQRFVSELRKADNYLLPLSLVMLQIDGFEETEGRGSPGVRDAIVQFVAGVAREKTRRADFVARVDTDRFVIVMVASTKEQAYVHGERLCNAISSARLSIPDEREDVSVTVSGGVSGYHIDGDQPADLIRASEEALRVARSSGGNRVVKHERERRNGNA; this comes from the coding sequence ATGACTTTTGCCTGGTTTACCTTTGTTGCCGGTGTTGTGATCGGGGTCGTCGTCGGCTACTTCATTTCGAGCTCGAGGCTCGAGACGAAGTTCATCAGGGCTGTATCCGCGCTGAAAGAGGAAGTCACCGGCCTGCGGGGAGAGGTGGCAATCCTGAAGGACGCTCTTTTACGGTCCGAGGAGGAGAGGGAGAAGTTAGCCCGTTTCAACGTACTCATTCCTGAGATTATCAGAAAGCTCACAACCAACGTTTTCTCCGATGACATCCCATTTATTGCCGTTCGGACGATAAAGAGCTTTTTCGGCGCGGGCCTCGTGGCCTTTTTCCGGAAGGAGTCGGAAGACGAGTATATCCTGAAAATGGGGGCCGGGTACGCGGACCATCTGAATGGAACCCTGCGTGTAAGAACGGGTGAGGGTATCGTGGGCATTTCCCTCGAACAGAGGAAGACCCTGAGTGCCGAAGATTACACGGACCTGGAAAGGTACTCGAGAGTATCATTATCAGAGTTCGAGAGGAAGGGCTTGAAAGCCCAGCTGGTAACCCCTATTATCGGGGTGGAGGGCATCTACGGAGCAGTTGCGGTTGCAGACATGTCATTCCGGTTACCGGAGGAAAAGAGATATCTGTCCATGATCGGGGATATTATCGGCCTTTCATACGATAAGGCGAAGATTATTCTCGACGCGGAGCTTGCCGATGTGATAGACGAAATGTGCGGCGTTTACAGCAAGGACTACTTCGCCCAGCGATTTGTTTCTGAACTGAGAAAGGCGGATAACTACCTCCTTCCCCTTTCTCTGGTGATGCTTCAGATAGACGGGTTCGAAGAAACAGAGGGGCGTGGAAGTCCCGGGGTAAGGGACGCCATTGTTCAATTCGTGGCAGGGGTTGCCAGGGAGAAGACGCGGAGGGCGGATTTTGTCGCACGGGTCGACACCGACAGGTTCGTTATCGTCATGGTGGCGTCGACGAAGGAACAGGCTTATGTGCACGGGGAGAGGCTGTGCAATGCCATCAGCTCTGCCCGTCTCTCGATTCCCGACGAGAGGGAGGATGTTTCGGTAACCGTGAGCGGAGGTGTCTCCGGTTACCACATCGATGGAGACCAGCCCGCAGATCTTATCAGAGCATCGGAAGAAGCTCTCCGGGTGGCCAGATCCAGCGGTGGTAACAGGGTAGTTAAGCATGAGCGTGAAAGAAGAAACGGGAATGCGTAG
- a CDS encoding Rne/Rng family ribonuclease, translated as MAQKKRKEERKILFNTLFPEEARGVISTGQDVELVEMENQLERGIVGNIYLGEVENVEPALQAAFVDFGGKRNGFLPFSEFFSPALVSRKKSKKRKNNHPEGKVYLKKGDRIIVQVVKDESPLKGAVLTSYVSIAGRYLVLMMGMRKAGISKRITDEGTREKIKKQVAKLSLPANMGVIVRTVGADRKLKELREDLRKLKEHLGIVQKKAKEMEKPGILYAEQDLVTRFLRDHYDSAVSRIVVDTDASYERALGFLNIYAPEKKGDLFRYKGKVPIFDHYRVEEGVEKIFSNRVELASGGYLIIDVTEAFITIDVNSGRSVKDRDIEETAYRTNLEAAREIPRQLRLRDLGGIIVMDFIDMENRQHKREVERAVRTAMRGEKARHDIGPIGKFSVMTMTRQRLGTSPYAVRFEECPSCFRSGKRKSSGSVSSEFFREILRRSVPDEENVLKFTLSPLLFEYIVNTLSERIREIEEYTGNRLDLKVDFSLRGYSFAGAPP; from the coding sequence ATGGCCCAGAAAAAGAGGAAGGAAGAGAGGAAGATATTATTCAATACCCTTTTCCCTGAGGAGGCAAGGGGGGTCATTTCTACGGGCCAGGATGTTGAGCTCGTGGAAATGGAGAACCAGCTGGAGAGGGGTATCGTGGGAAACATCTACCTCGGGGAAGTCGAAAACGTTGAGCCGGCGCTGCAGGCGGCATTTGTGGACTTCGGGGGCAAAAGAAACGGGTTTCTCCCCTTCTCCGAGTTTTTCTCTCCCGCCCTGGTTTCGAGAAAGAAATCGAAAAAAAGGAAGAACAACCATCCCGAGGGGAAGGTGTATCTGAAAAAAGGGGACAGGATAATCGTCCAGGTTGTGAAGGATGAATCCCCGCTCAAGGGTGCCGTCCTGACCTCCTACGTCTCCATTGCCGGGCGGTACCTGGTATTGATGATGGGGATGAGGAAAGCGGGGATATCGAAGAGAATAACCGATGAGGGGACCCGGGAGAAGATCAAAAAGCAGGTGGCCAAGCTGAGTCTCCCCGCGAACATGGGCGTCATCGTCAGGACGGTTGGAGCCGACAGAAAATTGAAGGAGCTCAGGGAGGACCTGAGGAAGCTCAAGGAGCACCTGGGGATCGTCCAGAAGAAGGCGAAGGAAATGGAAAAGCCCGGTATCCTCTATGCGGAGCAGGACCTGGTAACCCGTTTCCTGAGAGACCACTATGATTCGGCTGTGTCCAGGATTGTGGTCGATACTGACGCGTCCTACGAAAGGGCCCTCGGTTTCCTGAACATATACGCCCCCGAAAAGAAGGGAGACCTTTTCCGATACAAGGGCAAGGTCCCGATTTTTGATCATTACCGTGTCGAGGAGGGGGTAGAAAAGATTTTTTCAAACCGTGTGGAACTCGCGTCGGGGGGATACCTTATCATCGATGTCACCGAGGCGTTTATCACTATCGATGTGAATTCGGGCAGGAGCGTGAAGGATAGGGACATAGAAGAGACAGCCTACAGGACGAATCTCGAGGCTGCCAGGGAAATCCCCCGGCAGCTCCGCCTGAGGGACCTTGGCGGTATCATTGTGATGGATTTTATCGATATGGAGAACAGGCAGCACAAAAGAGAGGTCGAGAGGGCTGTTCGGACGGCAATGCGGGGGGAGAAGGCGCGGCATGATATCGGTCCTATCGGGAAATTTTCCGTGATGACCATGACGAGGCAGAGGCTCGGTACGTCCCCCTATGCGGTTCGCTTCGAGGAATGCCCGAGCTGTTTCAGGTCGGGAAAAAGAAAGAGCTCTGGTTCGGTGAGTTCAGAGTTCTTCAGAGAAATTCTCAGAAGAAGCGTTCCCGATGAGGAAAATGTGTTAAAATTTACCTTGAGTCCACTACTCTTCGAATATATCGTGAACACTCTTTCAGAGAGAATCAGGGAGATCGAGGAGTACACGGGCAACAGGCTGGATCTCAAGGTCGATTTTTCCCTGCGGGGGTATTCGTTTGCAGGTGCACCACCTTGA
- a CDS encoding pyrimidine 5'-nucleotidase codes for MAKEFVFDLDNTLYSPELGLWELIDGRIEEYVGRVLNVDPETARSVRKGFLRVYGTTLKGLMLNHGVDPPDYLSYVHDVDIEGMIERDGELLDMFNSIPYRKYVFTNASSDHASRVLASLGIEKCFEEVFDIHFMDFLAKPGIYPFRKLVSYLGVDPGSIVFFDDFEENINTAKRLGIFSVLVSRNGKGAGADMVIDSVKKIPSVLDDILKGKDDRFDRN; via the coding sequence ATGGCGAAGGAATTCGTTTTCGACCTCGATAATACCCTCTACTCTCCTGAGTTGGGCCTCTGGGAATTGATCGATGGGAGAATAGAGGAATATGTCGGGCGAGTTTTGAATGTGGATCCGGAAACAGCCAGGAGCGTCAGAAAAGGATTCTTGAGGGTATACGGAACGACGCTGAAGGGGCTGATGCTGAACCACGGCGTCGATCCCCCTGATTACCTTTCCTATGTGCACGATGTAGACATCGAGGGGATGATCGAGCGAGACGGGGAGCTCCTTGACATGTTCAATTCGATCCCCTACCGGAAATATGTATTTACCAATGCTTCTTCCGATCACGCTTCACGGGTCTTGGCCTCGCTGGGTATCGAAAAGTGTTTCGAGGAGGTCTTCGATATACACTTCATGGACTTTCTTGCGAAACCGGGGATATACCCCTTCCGGAAGCTCGTGTCATACCTGGGCGTCGATCCCGGATCTATCGTCTTCTTTGACGATTTCGAGGAGAATATCAACACGGCAAAGAGGCTCGGCATCTTCTCGGTCCTCGTTTCCCGAAACGGAAAAGGGGCGGGGGCTGACATGGTCATCGACAGCGTGAAAAAAATACCCTCCGTCCTCGATGACATTCTAAAGGGCAAGGACGATCGGTTCGATAGGAACTAA